In one window of Henckelia pumila isolate YLH828 chromosome 1, ASM3356847v2, whole genome shotgun sequence DNA:
- the LOC140875166 gene encoding protein HIRA-like isoform X1, translating to MIAEKPSWIKHGGTQIFSIDIQPGGLRFATGGGDHKVRIWNMKHVGKELASDDSAPKLLATLRDHFGSVNCVRWAKHGRYVASGSDDQVVLIHERKPGSGTTEFGSGEPPDIENWKVSITLRGHTADVVDLNWSPDDSALASGSLDNTIHIWDMNSGICTAVLRGHSSLVKGVVWDPIGSFIASQSDDKAVIIWRTTDWSLAHRTDGHWSKSLGSTFFRRLDWSPCGHFITTTHGYQKPRHSAPVLERGEWSATFDFLGHNAPIIVAKFNRLMFRRSSSNFRDLKTASLGWNNGSSKTEGKDFQPYNIIAMGSQDRNITVWTTASPRPLFVAKHFFTQSVVDLSWSPDGYSLIACSLDGTVATFHFDAKELGHALTDAELNDLKRNRYGDVKGRHGYLAETPAQLVLEAACMKQSASKKVNLVVPEKQPSSKLSTDLVLATKTNKTHVNNGKKIEDAIIDESNTGNCARMSIPVKQKEYRRPDGRRRIIPEAVGVPVQQERMPVDDHSESLEFAIKSVHHMKDDDGVPREVRIRNSASKNADLRERSDVMARASISESFVLEKVPATGIDEGRTIVEQATHVASGSILSIRVFDKKEGEGSLPLCLEASPVEHSVNDIIGAGSIFFMKETELSCTRGTQNLWSDRISGKVTVLAGNMNFWAVGCEDGCLQVYTKSGRRAMPTMMLGSSAVFIDCDEFWKLLVVTRMGSLYVWDLFNRKCLLHDSLVSLITTDAKSNAKNPVTIKVISAKLSKSGSPLVVLATRHAYLYDTSLMCWLRVADDFFPTSNFASSWNLGSAHVGELAGLQVDVRKFLARKPWWSRATDDGVQTRAHLEAQLASALALKSPKEYRQCLISYVRFLAREADEPRLREICENFLEPPVGMAEAGFSNLKTREWDPFVLGMNKHKLLRDDILPSMASNRKVQRLLNEFMDRLSEYESTETSFEEKNLKSAICRTNSDSTAADKTNPIEPISHPVEQTSETTELLDDTRPRTIGKDSIIEDLNQERPGGEPKSEKTNLCPATDPIVQRLTRPGEGFLT from the exons ATGATAGCAGAGAAACCTAGTTGGATAAAGCATGGGGGCACCCAGATATTCTCCATTGACATTCAGCCCGGTGGCCTCAGGTTTGCCACTGGTGGAGGTGATCATAAG GTTCGCATTTGGAACATGAAACATGTTGGCAAGGAATTGGCATCAGACGATTCAGCACCTAAACTTCTGGCGACTTTGCGTGATCATTTTGGTTCAGTTAACTGTGTTAGATGGGCTAAACATGGTCGCTATGTTGCATCTGGATCGGACGATCAAGTTGTTCTTATTCATGAGAGGAAGCCTGGTTCAGGAACAACAGAGTTTGGCAGTGGAGAGCCACCGGATATTGAAAATTGGAAAGTTTCCATTACTTTGAGAGGACACACAGCGGATGTG GTGGATCTTAACTGGTCTCCTGATGACTCAGCACTTGCTAGTGGAAGTCTGGATAACACAATTCATATTTGGGACATGAATAGTGGCATCTGTACTGCTGTTCTTCGGGGTCACTCGAGTCTGGTCAAAGGAGTTGTTTGGGATCCAATTGGTTCATTCATAGCGAGCCAATCAGATGACAAGGCTGTAATTATTTGGAGAACTACTGATTGGAGTCTCGCCCACAGAACTGATGGTCATTGGTCAAAATCT CTTGGATCTACCTTCTTCAGGCGGCTCGACTGGTCACCTTGTGGCCATTTTATTACTACAACTCATGGTTATCAAAAGCCTAGGCATTCTGCACCTGTTCTTGAAAGAGGGGAATGGTCTGCCACTTTTGACTTCTTGGGGCACAACGCTCCAATTATTGTTGCCAAGTTCAACCGTTTAATGTTTAGAAGGAGTTCCTCCAATTTTCGGGACTTAAAAACTGCATCACTTGGGTGGAATAATGGTTCTTCTAAGACCGAAGGAAAAGATTTTCAGCCATACAATATTATTGCTATGGGAAGTCAGGACCGCAATATAACTGTGTGGACCACTGCAAGCCCTCGTCCTCTCTTTGTGGCCAAGCATTTCTTTACTCAAAGTGTTGTTGATCTATCATG GAGCCCTGATGGATATTCACTTATTGCTTGTTCTTTGGATGGGACAGTCGCAACATTTCATTTTGATGCAAAAGAACTTGGACATGCGTTAACTGATGCTGAATTAAATGATTTGAAGAGAAATCGCTATGGTGATGTCAAAGGTCGGCATGGGTACTTGGCTGAAACTCCAGCACAATTAGTGCTGGAAGCAGCATGTATGAAGCAATCTGCCAGTAAAAAAGTGAATTTAGTAGTCCCAGAGAAACAGCCATCTTCAAAACTTTCAACTGATTTAGTTTTGGCTACAAAAACCAACAAGACCCATGTCAACAAtggaaagaaaattgaagatGCTATCATTGATGAGTCAAATACAGGAAATTGTGCACGTATGTCGATTCCTGTAAAGCAAAAAGAATATAGACGTCCTGATGGTCGAAGGAGGATAATACCTGAAGCTGTCGGAGTTCCTGTCCAACAGGAAAGAATGCCTGTTGATGACCATTCTGAATCTCTTGAATTTGCTATAAAGTCTGTGCATCACATGAAGGATGATGATGGTGTACCTAGAGAAGTGCGCATCAGAAATTCTGCCAGCAAAAATGCAGATTTGAGAGAGAGATCCGATGTAATGGCTAGAGCAAGTATAAGTGAAAGTTTTGTCCTTGAGAAGGTTCCTGCCACTGGGATTGATGAAGGAAGAACTATTGTTGAACAGGCTACTCATGTGGCGTCTGGTAGTATTCTTTCCATTAGGGTGTTTGATAAGAAAGAAGGGGAAGGTTCATTGCCTTTGTGCTTGGAAGCTAGTCCGGTAGAGCATTCTGTAAACGACATTATAGGAGCcggaagtattttttttatgaaagaaACGGAACTATCTTGTACACGTGGAACTCAAAATCTTTGGTCAGATAGGATTTCTGGAAAGGTCACTGTACTTGCTGGAAATATGAACTTTTGGGCTGTTGGTTGTGAAGATGGATGCCTTCAG gTTTATACGAAGTCTGGAAGACGTGCCATGCCAACCATGATGTTGGGATCTTCTGCTGTATTTATTGATTGtgatgaattttggaaattgcTGGTTGTCACGAGGATGGGGTCCTTGTATGTTTGGGATCTCTTCAACAGGAAATGTCTCCTCCATGACTCCTTGGTTTCGCTGATAACTACAGATGCAAAGTCCAATGCTAAAAACCCTG TTACAATCAAGGTTATATCAGCAAAACTATCCAAATCTGGTAGTCCCCTTGTTGTTTTGGCTACACGCCATGCGTACCTGTACGATACTAGTCTAATGTGTTGGTTGAGAGTGGCAGATGATTTTTTTCCTACATCAAATTTTGCTAGCTCTTGGAACTTGGGCTCAGCTCATGTTGGTGAGCTGGCAGGATTGCAGGTTGATGTCAGGAAATTTCTTGCCCGGAAACCTTGGTGGAGCAG AGCGACTGATGATGGAGTGCAGACACGTGCTCATTTGGAAGCTCAACTGGCATCTGCACTGGCTTTGAAGTCTCCAAAGGAATATCGCCAATGCCTTATCTCTTATGTGCGCTTTTTAGCAAG AGAGGCAGACGAGCCCCGTCTAAGAGAAATTTGTGAAAATTTTCTCGAACCTCCTGTCGGAATGGCTGAAGCTGGATTTTCAAATCTCAAGACACGAGAATGGGATCCTTTTGTCCTT GGAATGAACAAACACAAACTCCTGCGAGATGACATTCTTCCATCAATGGCATCGAACCGAAAAGTTCAACGTTTGCTTAATGAGTTTATGGATCGCCTGTCTGAATATGAATCAACTGAGACAAGCTTCGAAGAAAAGAATCTCAAATCTGCAATTTGCAGAACAAATTCAGATTCAACAGCTGCAGATAAAACGAATCCCATTGAACCTATTAGTCATCCAGTCGAGCAAACTTCAGAAACAACTGAGCTATTGGATGATACACGTCCAAGAACCATTGGTAAAGATTCCATTATCGAAGACTTGA
- the LOC140875166 gene encoding protein HIRA-like isoform X2 gives MNSGICTAVLRGHSSLVKGVVWDPIGSFIASQSDDKAVIIWRTTDWSLAHRTDGHWSKSLGSTFFRRLDWSPCGHFITTTHGYQKPRHSAPVLERGEWSATFDFLGHNAPIIVAKFNRLMFRRSSSNFRDLKTASLGWNNGSSKTEGKDFQPYNIIAMGSQDRNITVWTTASPRPLFVAKHFFTQSVVDLSWSPDGYSLIACSLDGTVATFHFDAKELGHALTDAELNDLKRNRYGDVKGRHGYLAETPAQLVLEAACMKQSASKKVNLVVPEKQPSSKLSTDLVLATKTNKTHVNNGKKIEDAIIDESNTGNCARMSIPVKQKEYRRPDGRRRIIPEAVGVPVQQERMPVDDHSESLEFAIKSVHHMKDDDGVPREVRIRNSASKNADLRERSDVMARASISESFVLEKVPATGIDEGRTIVEQATHVASGSILSIRVFDKKEGEGSLPLCLEASPVEHSVNDIIGAGSIFFMKETELSCTRGTQNLWSDRISGKVTVLAGNMNFWAVGCEDGCLQVYTKSGRRAMPTMMLGSSAVFIDCDEFWKLLVVTRMGSLYVWDLFNRKCLLHDSLVSLITTDAKSNAKNPVTIKVISAKLSKSGSPLVVLATRHAYLYDTSLMCWLRVADDFFPTSNFASSWNLGSAHVGELAGLQVDVRKFLARKPWWSRATDDGVQTRAHLEAQLASALALKSPKEYRQCLISYVRFLAREADEPRLREICENFLEPPVGMAEAGFSNLKTREWDPFVLGMNKHKLLRDDILPSMASNRKVQRLLNEFMDRLSEYESTETSFEEKNLKSAICRTNSDSTAADKTNPIEPISHPVEQTSETTELLDDTRPRTIGKDSIIEDLNQERPGGEPKSEKTNLCPATDPIVQRLTRPGEGFLT, from the exons ATGAATAGTGGCATCTGTACTGCTGTTCTTCGGGGTCACTCGAGTCTGGTCAAAGGAGTTGTTTGGGATCCAATTGGTTCATTCATAGCGAGCCAATCAGATGACAAGGCTGTAATTATTTGGAGAACTACTGATTGGAGTCTCGCCCACAGAACTGATGGTCATTGGTCAAAATCT CTTGGATCTACCTTCTTCAGGCGGCTCGACTGGTCACCTTGTGGCCATTTTATTACTACAACTCATGGTTATCAAAAGCCTAGGCATTCTGCACCTGTTCTTGAAAGAGGGGAATGGTCTGCCACTTTTGACTTCTTGGGGCACAACGCTCCAATTATTGTTGCCAAGTTCAACCGTTTAATGTTTAGAAGGAGTTCCTCCAATTTTCGGGACTTAAAAACTGCATCACTTGGGTGGAATAATGGTTCTTCTAAGACCGAAGGAAAAGATTTTCAGCCATACAATATTATTGCTATGGGAAGTCAGGACCGCAATATAACTGTGTGGACCACTGCAAGCCCTCGTCCTCTCTTTGTGGCCAAGCATTTCTTTACTCAAAGTGTTGTTGATCTATCATG GAGCCCTGATGGATATTCACTTATTGCTTGTTCTTTGGATGGGACAGTCGCAACATTTCATTTTGATGCAAAAGAACTTGGACATGCGTTAACTGATGCTGAATTAAATGATTTGAAGAGAAATCGCTATGGTGATGTCAAAGGTCGGCATGGGTACTTGGCTGAAACTCCAGCACAATTAGTGCTGGAAGCAGCATGTATGAAGCAATCTGCCAGTAAAAAAGTGAATTTAGTAGTCCCAGAGAAACAGCCATCTTCAAAACTTTCAACTGATTTAGTTTTGGCTACAAAAACCAACAAGACCCATGTCAACAAtggaaagaaaattgaagatGCTATCATTGATGAGTCAAATACAGGAAATTGTGCACGTATGTCGATTCCTGTAAAGCAAAAAGAATATAGACGTCCTGATGGTCGAAGGAGGATAATACCTGAAGCTGTCGGAGTTCCTGTCCAACAGGAAAGAATGCCTGTTGATGACCATTCTGAATCTCTTGAATTTGCTATAAAGTCTGTGCATCACATGAAGGATGATGATGGTGTACCTAGAGAAGTGCGCATCAGAAATTCTGCCAGCAAAAATGCAGATTTGAGAGAGAGATCCGATGTAATGGCTAGAGCAAGTATAAGTGAAAGTTTTGTCCTTGAGAAGGTTCCTGCCACTGGGATTGATGAAGGAAGAACTATTGTTGAACAGGCTACTCATGTGGCGTCTGGTAGTATTCTTTCCATTAGGGTGTTTGATAAGAAAGAAGGGGAAGGTTCATTGCCTTTGTGCTTGGAAGCTAGTCCGGTAGAGCATTCTGTAAACGACATTATAGGAGCcggaagtattttttttatgaaagaaACGGAACTATCTTGTACACGTGGAACTCAAAATCTTTGGTCAGATAGGATTTCTGGAAAGGTCACTGTACTTGCTGGAAATATGAACTTTTGGGCTGTTGGTTGTGAAGATGGATGCCTTCAG gTTTATACGAAGTCTGGAAGACGTGCCATGCCAACCATGATGTTGGGATCTTCTGCTGTATTTATTGATTGtgatgaattttggaaattgcTGGTTGTCACGAGGATGGGGTCCTTGTATGTTTGGGATCTCTTCAACAGGAAATGTCTCCTCCATGACTCCTTGGTTTCGCTGATAACTACAGATGCAAAGTCCAATGCTAAAAACCCTG TTACAATCAAGGTTATATCAGCAAAACTATCCAAATCTGGTAGTCCCCTTGTTGTTTTGGCTACACGCCATGCGTACCTGTACGATACTAGTCTAATGTGTTGGTTGAGAGTGGCAGATGATTTTTTTCCTACATCAAATTTTGCTAGCTCTTGGAACTTGGGCTCAGCTCATGTTGGTGAGCTGGCAGGATTGCAGGTTGATGTCAGGAAATTTCTTGCCCGGAAACCTTGGTGGAGCAG AGCGACTGATGATGGAGTGCAGACACGTGCTCATTTGGAAGCTCAACTGGCATCTGCACTGGCTTTGAAGTCTCCAAAGGAATATCGCCAATGCCTTATCTCTTATGTGCGCTTTTTAGCAAG AGAGGCAGACGAGCCCCGTCTAAGAGAAATTTGTGAAAATTTTCTCGAACCTCCTGTCGGAATGGCTGAAGCTGGATTTTCAAATCTCAAGACACGAGAATGGGATCCTTTTGTCCTT GGAATGAACAAACACAAACTCCTGCGAGATGACATTCTTCCATCAATGGCATCGAACCGAAAAGTTCAACGTTTGCTTAATGAGTTTATGGATCGCCTGTCTGAATATGAATCAACTGAGACAAGCTTCGAAGAAAAGAATCTCAAATCTGCAATTTGCAGAACAAATTCAGATTCAACAGCTGCAGATAAAACGAATCCCATTGAACCTATTAGTCATCCAGTCGAGCAAACTTCAGAAACAACTGAGCTATTGGATGATACACGTCCAAGAACCATTGGTAAAGATTCCATTATCGAAGACTTGA